The proteins below come from a single Marinobacter bohaiensis genomic window:
- a CDS encoding extracellular solute-binding protein, producing MIRFSQTVIALFLSLAFLPATYAADPVHGLAMHGKPKYGADFKHFDYVNPDAPKGGTLRLGVVSNGYDSFNPFVLKGVGAAGLQTYAYDTLLKASADEPFTMYGLIAESLETPEDRSYVIFHIRPQARFSDGQPITAEDVAYSYQLLTEHGHPFFRNYYAEVSSVEVLDKLSVRFDFGDTSNHELPLILGQMPILPRHYWEKHDFESADLTIPVSSGPYTIGKYEPGRSVTYVRNKDYWADDLPVNVGYNNFDRIHYDYYSDDTVALEAFKAGNFDFRVESSAKNWATAYEGDALASGRISKEAIHHGRPAGMQGFAMNTRRFPFNNRKVRQALAYGFDFQWANTNLFYDQYSRTESYFENSELASTGLPTGDELALLEPYRDQLPPEVFTETYEPPSTAGDHTLRDNLRTAMKLLQEAGFEIRDGKMVETSSGKPLRFQILLWSQSFERVVLPFKQNLAKLGIDVEVRLVDTSQYIRRVRDFDFDMIVQTLGQSDSPGNEQRDYWYSGNADQAGSRNYMGVKDPVVDALVNKLIQATDRQSLVTRTRALDRVLLWGFYVIPQWYLDVDRVAYWNKLARPANTPKAGVDVSRWWIKP from the coding sequence ATGATCCGATTTAGCCAGACCGTCATCGCCCTGTTTCTCAGCCTTGCCTTCCTTCCGGCCACCTACGCCGCCGACCCCGTCCATGGCCTGGCGATGCATGGAAAGCCCAAGTACGGGGCGGATTTCAAGCACTTCGATTACGTTAACCCCGATGCGCCGAAAGGCGGCACCTTGCGCCTTGGGGTGGTCTCCAACGGCTACGACTCCTTCAACCCGTTCGTGCTTAAGGGCGTTGGCGCCGCTGGGCTGCAAACCTACGCCTATGACACCCTTCTCAAGGCCTCGGCCGACGAGCCGTTCACCATGTACGGCCTGATCGCCGAATCGCTGGAAACACCGGAGGATCGATCCTACGTCATCTTCCACATCCGCCCGCAGGCCCGTTTCTCGGACGGCCAGCCGATTACCGCCGAGGATGTGGCCTATAGCTACCAACTGCTGACCGAACACGGCCACCCCTTCTTTCGCAACTACTACGCGGAAGTCAGCTCTGTCGAGGTGCTGGACAAGCTGAGCGTGCGCTTCGATTTCGGCGACACCAGCAACCACGAGCTGCCACTGATTCTCGGGCAGATGCCGATCCTGCCCAGGCACTACTGGGAAAAACATGATTTCGAGTCCGCCGACCTGACCATCCCGGTCTCCAGCGGCCCCTACACCATCGGCAAGTACGAGCCCGGACGGTCCGTAACCTACGTTCGCAATAAGGATTACTGGGCCGACGATCTGCCGGTGAATGTCGGCTACAACAACTTCGACCGCATCCATTACGACTATTACTCCGACGACACCGTTGCCCTGGAGGCCTTCAAGGCTGGTAACTTCGACTTCCGGGTGGAATCCTCCGCCAAGAACTGGGCCACCGCTTACGAGGGCGATGCGCTGGCTTCCGGACGCATCAGCAAGGAAGCCATCCACCACGGCCGTCCGGCGGGCATGCAGGGTTTCGCCATGAACACCCGCCGCTTCCCGTTCAACAACCGCAAGGTTCGTCAGGCGCTGGCTTATGGCTTCGACTTCCAATGGGCCAACACCAACCTGTTCTACGATCAGTATTCCCGCACCGAGAGCTATTTCGAGAACAGTGAGCTGGCCTCGACCGGACTCCCGACCGGTGACGAACTGGCGCTGCTGGAACCCTACCGGGACCAGTTACCGCCGGAAGTCTTCACCGAAACCTACGAACCGCCCTCCACCGCCGGCGATCACACTCTCCGGGACAACCTGCGCACGGCCATGAAGCTCCTGCAGGAAGCCGGCTTCGAGATCCGTGATGGCAAGATGGTCGAAACCTCATCCGGCAAGCCCCTGCGCTTCCAGATTCTGCTCTGGAGCCAGTCCTTCGAGCGGGTGGTACTGCCGTTCAAGCAAAACCTGGCCAAGTTGGGCATCGATGTGGAAGTGCGCCTGGTGGACACCAGCCAGTACATCCGCCGCGTCCGTGACTTCGATTTCGATATGATCGTTCAGACTCTGGGCCAGTCTGACTCACCGGGCAACGAACAGCGCGACTACTGGTATTCCGGCAACGCCGATCAGGCCGGCTCGCGCAACTACATGGGCGTGAAAGATCCGGTGGTTGACGCCCTGGTCAACAAGCTGATCCAGGCCACCGACCGGCAATCGCTGGTCACCCGGACCCGGGCGCTGGACCGCGTGCTGTTGTGGGGCTTTTACGTGATTCCCCAATGGTACCTGGACGTCGATCGCGTGGCCTACTGGAACAAACTGGCACGCCCGGCCAACACACCCAAGGCCGGCGTCGATGTGTCGCGCTGGTGGATCAAACCCTGA
- a CDS encoding LysM peptidoglycan-binding domain-containing protein has translation MTFARLTSPFLIALLITGCQTFTGKADQDLSEGELLESEHVSVPAGDDELQASVEGQADGDTTQLDDSIEPSLKSQAAKARERLEEPTGKKVAADSVEHDLWSRLRDQFGLDLTLDNDRIEQQLSWYARHPQYIDRVAKRAQRYLYYILEQAEERNLPGEYALLPVVESAFDPFAYSHGRAAGLWQFIPSTGRVYGLNQSWWHDQRRDVLSATNGALEYLDALANRFDGDYLLALASYNSGAGTVNRAIRRNKAAGRATDYWALSLPRETRAYVPKLIAIAKIIDDPESYGITLPPIADEPYFEVVDTGSQIDLAQAATLAGVDIEEIYLLNPAYNRWATSPEGPHRLLVPKDHAEQFRQGLAQLDPSQRVSWKNYRVQSGDSLIKIAHQFGTTPDVIKQVNHMSSNLIRVDQRLLIPTSTKGNDAYALSAAERLKDKQSAIGQRTSGTRINYVVKRGDTFWDIAREHGVSVRQVTKWNSMAPGDPLKPGQRLVIWSDKPGSQLYAMAGSRKNADMVRKVGYRVRKGDSLARIASRFNVNVKDIASWNSLDINNYLQPGQSLVLYVDIRRSP, from the coding sequence ATGACCTTCGCCAGACTGACCTCTCCTTTCCTGATCGCCTTGCTCATTACCGGATGCCAGACCTTTACCGGCAAGGCCGACCAGGATCTCAGTGAAGGCGAGCTGCTCGAATCCGAACACGTCTCGGTCCCCGCCGGCGATGACGAGCTGCAGGCCTCCGTGGAGGGACAAGCCGACGGCGACACCACCCAGTTGGATGACTCCATCGAGCCGTCACTCAAGTCCCAGGCCGCCAAGGCCCGCGAGCGCCTGGAAGAGCCCACCGGCAAGAAAGTGGCCGCCGATAGCGTCGAGCATGACCTGTGGAGCCGCCTGCGCGACCAGTTCGGACTCGACCTGACGCTCGACAACGATCGCATCGAACAGCAGTTGAGCTGGTACGCCCGGCACCCCCAGTACATTGACCGGGTTGCCAAACGGGCCCAGCGCTATCTTTATTACATCCTGGAACAGGCGGAGGAACGCAATCTGCCCGGTGAGTATGCCCTGCTGCCGGTGGTCGAATCCGCCTTTGATCCGTTCGCGTATTCCCACGGCCGGGCTGCCGGCCTGTGGCAGTTTATCCCGTCCACCGGCCGGGTTTACGGCCTGAACCAGAGCTGGTGGCACGACCAGCGCCGCGACGTCCTGTCAGCGACCAACGGTGCCCTGGAATACCTGGACGCCCTCGCCAATCGCTTCGACGGCGACTATCTGCTCGCGCTGGCCTCCTACAACAGCGGCGCCGGCACCGTAAACCGGGCGATCCGCCGCAACAAGGCAGCGGGCCGCGCCACCGATTACTGGGCATTGAGCCTGCCCCGGGAAACCCGCGCCTACGTGCCCAAGCTGATCGCGATCGCCAAGATCATCGACGATCCGGAGTCCTACGGCATTACCCTGCCGCCGATTGCCGACGAGCCCTATTTCGAGGTGGTGGACACCGGCTCCCAGATCGACCTGGCCCAGGCTGCGACGCTGGCTGGCGTCGATATCGAGGAAATCTACCTGCTCAATCCCGCCTATAATCGCTGGGCCACATCACCGGAGGGGCCGCATCGCCTCCTGGTGCCCAAGGATCACGCCGAACAGTTCCGTCAGGGTCTGGCGCAACTGGATCCGTCCCAACGCGTTTCCTGGAAAAACTACCGGGTGCAGAGCGGTGACAGCCTGATCAAGATTGCGCACCAGTTCGGCACCACCCCCGACGTCATCAAGCAGGTCAACCACATGAGTTCCAACCTCATTCGGGTCGACCAGCGCCTGCTGATCCCCACGTCCACCAAGGGCAACGACGCCTACGCCCTCAGCGCCGCCGAGCGCCTGAAGGACAAGCAGTCGGCGATTGGCCAGCGCACCAGCGGAACTCGAATCAATTACGTGGTCAAAAGGGGCGACACCTTCTGGGATATTGCGCGGGAGCATGGCGTCAGCGTACGCCAGGTCACCAAGTGGAACAGCATGGCGCCGGGCGATCCGCTGAAGCCGGGGCAACGACTGGTGATCTGGTCCGACAAGCCGGGATCGCAGCTTTACGCCATGGCCGGCAGCCGGAAAAACGCCGACATGGTGCGCAAGGTGGGCTACCGGGTGCGTAAAGGCGACTCGCTCGCCCGCATCGCCAGCCGTTTCAACGTTAACGTGAAAGACATTGCGAGCTGGAACAGCCTGGACATCAACAATTATCTGCAGCCAGGTCAAAGTCTGGTACTCTACGTCGATATTCGCCGAAGTCCCTGA
- the gloB gene encoding hydroxyacylglutathione hydrolase gives MLSIVPIPAFSDNYIWCVTDRNSGKALVVDPGQAAPVADYLRANDLTLDSILITHHHPDHVGGVAELEETFQPQAIYGPADSPFQGCSVTLTEGDQVSWQGLTFDVYTVPGHTLDHIAYHTRQTDIGNAPALFCGDTLFACGCGRLFEGHPAQMRESLDKLRRLPASTRVYCAHEYTLANLRFSRDLLPDDEGLQHFEIACKQKRDRGEPTLPTTLKDEASLNPFLRWDDDAVATAVSARDIPVDGELQGADRVFAQVRKAKDTFRG, from the coding sequence ATGCTTTCGATCGTCCCCATCCCCGCTTTCAGCGACAACTACATCTGGTGCGTGACCGACCGGAACAGCGGTAAAGCCCTGGTCGTCGACCCCGGCCAGGCCGCGCCGGTCGCCGACTACTTGCGGGCCAATGATCTGACGCTCGACAGCATCCTGATCACCCACCATCATCCGGATCACGTCGGGGGCGTCGCCGAGCTTGAGGAAACGTTCCAGCCCCAGGCCATTTATGGCCCGGCCGACTCCCCGTTCCAGGGCTGCAGCGTCACACTGACCGAGGGTGACCAGGTTTCCTGGCAGGGCCTGACCTTTGATGTGTACACCGTGCCCGGCCATACACTCGACCACATCGCCTACCACACCAGACAGACCGACATCGGCAATGCGCCGGCGCTCTTCTGCGGAGATACGCTGTTCGCCTGCGGTTGCGGCCGCCTTTTCGAGGGGCATCCGGCACAGATGCGCGAGTCGCTGGACAAGCTGCGTCGCCTGCCCGCTTCGACCCGGGTCTACTGCGCCCACGAGTACACGCTCGCAAACCTGCGCTTTTCCCGTGACCTGCTGCCGGACGACGAAGGGCTCCAGCACTTTGAAATCGCCTGCAAACAGAAACGAGACCGCGGTGAACCCACGTTACCGACTACACTGAAAGACGAGGCCAGCCTTAACCCGTTCCTGCGCTGGGACGACGATGCCGTGGCGACAGCCGTCAGTGCCCGGGACATTCCCGTCGACGGGGAACTGCAAGGCGCTGATCGCGTATTTGCCCAGGTGCGGAAGGCCAAGGACACGTTCAGGGGCTGA
- a CDS encoding class I SAM-dependent methyltransferase has product MARDTAVDYTAQRDAFEAWFQSPLGRVLLADQRRHLDNAVAAMAGAHQLLVAVSHRLPLASSSDFSKRVLTTPYWCRELGEGVVVCDADELPFPSDSMDLVILHHSLDFSDQPHQVVREAARVLRSSGSLVVIGFNPFSIWGARKLVSRRRQAPWSGRFISANRLEDWLSLLQFSVESTDTHFFRPPLAGAGALHRLAGLDRLGERLHLPAGAYYCIRAEKRMPAARVRRLRWRQPKPVVLPVAGAMGSTGLSRRDRQASRKHTPCQDTHSRYQEQ; this is encoded by the coding sequence ATGGCCCGAGATACAGCCGTCGATTACACAGCCCAGCGGGACGCTTTCGAAGCCTGGTTCCAGAGCCCGCTCGGGCGTGTGTTGCTGGCGGACCAGAGGCGTCACCTGGACAATGCCGTCGCAGCAATGGCCGGTGCGCACCAATTGCTGGTCGCTGTCAGTCATCGATTGCCCCTGGCCAGTTCGAGCGATTTCAGCAAACGTGTTCTGACCACGCCGTACTGGTGTCGGGAGCTGGGCGAAGGTGTGGTGGTTTGCGATGCAGACGAGCTGCCGTTTCCCAGTGATTCGATGGATCTGGTGATCCTGCACCACAGCCTGGATTTTTCCGATCAACCGCATCAGGTGGTACGCGAGGCCGCTCGTGTGCTGCGCAGTTCGGGAAGCCTTGTGGTGATCGGCTTTAATCCATTCAGCATCTGGGGTGCCCGCAAGCTGGTGTCACGGCGTCGCCAGGCACCCTGGAGCGGTCGATTCATCTCTGCGAATCGGCTGGAGGACTGGCTCAGCCTGTTGCAGTTTTCGGTTGAAAGTACCGACACGCACTTTTTCAGACCACCACTGGCCGGCGCTGGCGCGCTGCACAGGCTGGCGGGTCTCGATCGGCTGGGAGAACGTTTGCACCTTCCGGCGGGGGCCTATTACTGTATTCGCGCCGAGAAACGGATGCCGGCGGCCCGCGTCCGACGCCTCCGTTGGCGCCAGCCGAAACCCGTGGTTCTTCCGGTCGCCGGAGCAATGGGCTCCACGGGGCTTTCCCGGCGCGATCGTCAGGCATCGCGCAAGCATACCCCTTGCCAGGACACGCATTCTCGATATCAGGAACAGTAG
- the rnhA gene encoding ribonuclease HI produces MTKRVVLYTDGACKGNPGPGGWGAVLSYGDAERELHGGEANTTNNRMELMAAIEGLRALKRACAVDLYTDSQYVRKGITEWMANWKKNGWKTAAKKPVKNADLWKALDGEVQRHDVNWHWVKGHAGIPGNERADGLANKGVEELAAVN; encoded by the coding sequence ATGACAAAACGCGTAGTGCTCTATACCGACGGAGCCTGTAAAGGAAACCCCGGGCCCGGTGGATGGGGCGCGGTACTGAGTTACGGGGATGCCGAGCGCGAGCTGCACGGTGGTGAGGCCAATACCACCAACAACCGCATGGAGCTGATGGCCGCGATCGAAGGGTTGCGGGCGCTCAAGCGGGCCTGTGCAGTCGACCTCTATACCGATTCCCAGTACGTTCGCAAAGGCATCACCGAATGGATGGCCAACTGGAAGAAGAACGGCTGGAAGACCGCGGCAAAAAAGCCGGTCAAGAATGCCGATCTATGGAAGGCACTTGATGGCGAGGTACAGCGCCACGACGTCAACTGGCACTGGGTGAAGGGGCACGCCGGGATTCCCGGCAACGAGCGGGCCGACGGCCTGGCTAATAAAGGCGTTGAAGAACTCGCGGCAGTCAATTGA
- the dnaQ gene encoding DNA polymerase III subunit epsilon, whose protein sequence is MRQIVLDTETTGIDPEQGHRIIEIGCVEMVERKLTGRHYHVYINPEREVEAEAMAIHGITNEYLADKPLFRDVATEFFEFIKGAELVIHNAAFDVGFINHEFRQLGTGWKVEDHCGVVDSLAVARERHPGQKNNLDALCKRYGVDNSNRELHGALLDAEILADVFLLLTGGQTAFSLDAGNGEDGEEAAGGIRRLSAERRKTRVIRASDDEMTAHSGLLDVVAKAGGEAIWNRFDGEVESVG, encoded by the coding sequence ATGCGTCAGATTGTACTGGATACGGAAACCACGGGTATCGACCCGGAACAGGGGCACCGGATCATCGAAATCGGGTGTGTCGAAATGGTTGAGCGCAAGCTGACCGGTCGCCACTATCACGTTTACATCAATCCGGAGCGGGAAGTGGAGGCCGAGGCGATGGCCATCCACGGGATTACCAACGAATACCTCGCCGACAAGCCGCTATTCCGGGATGTGGCGACCGAGTTCTTCGAATTCATCAAGGGCGCTGAGCTGGTCATCCACAATGCGGCGTTCGACGTTGGCTTCATCAATCACGAGTTCCGCCAACTGGGCACGGGCTGGAAGGTCGAGGATCACTGCGGCGTGGTGGACTCCCTGGCCGTTGCCCGGGAGCGGCACCCGGGCCAGAAGAATAACCTGGATGCACTCTGTAAGCGTTACGGCGTGGACAACAGCAACCGCGAACTGCACGGGGCCCTGCTGGATGCCGAGATCCTGGCTGACGTCTTTCTGCTCCTCACCGGCGGGCAAACCGCGTTTTCGCTGGATGCCGGTAATGGCGAGGACGGTGAGGAAGCGGCTGGCGGTATACGCCGACTGTCCGCGGAGCGGCGCAAGACCCGCGTGATTCGGGCCAGTGACGACGAAATGACGGCTCACAGCGGCCTGCTGGACGTGGTGGCCAAGGCCGGCGGTGAGGCCATCTGGAACCGGTTCGACGGCGAAGTCGAGTCCGTGGGCTAG